In a single window of the Solea senegalensis isolate Sse05_10M linkage group LG1, IFAPA_SoseM_1, whole genome shotgun sequence genome:
- the fars2 gene encoding phenylalanine--tRNA ligase, mitochondrial isoform X1: MYFCIDRKLHGLPRSRRHTPTQRWRVSHKITMRLSLLLPLLQSTPLSCCRLSALLANGGAALSRRRLSTDSGSAPRPVIDQDCVEVSGRPYPRDDFTNVTPKILAKVGRDLHNQRHHPLWLIKERIKAFFYSSYMGRGGNPLFSVHDNLNPVVTTEQNFDSLLIPPDHPSRKQGDNYFLNRTTMLRAHTSAHQRELVKSGLDAFLLAGDVYRRDEIDSCHYPVFHQMEGVRLFTERQVFSNVPDSEELSLLEHSGRRTPHKQETHTLEAVKLVEFNLKQTLTRLITHLFGQDVEVRWVGCYFPFTHPSFEMEVRFQGDWLEVLGCGVMEQQLLNSAGAGDKLGWAFGLGLERLAMVLYQIPDIRLFWSQDERFLTQFILDDIHQPVCFQPLSKYPPLHNDISFWLPEAGPEAEPQSFTANDFYDLVRSIGGDLVEKVTLVDEFTHPQSRRRSQCYRIIYRHMERTLSQQEVRLVHKEIEDAAEAELGVQGRY; the protein is encoded by the exons ATCACCATGAGACTGTCcctgctcctccccctcctaCAGTCCACGCCCCTCAGTTGCTGCCGTCTCTCAGCCCTCTTGGCCAATGGCGGTGCTGCGTTGTCCCGCCGACGCCTCAGCACAGACTCGGGCTCTGCCCCTCGGCCTGTGATTGATCAGGACTGCGTGGAGGTGTCGGGTCGCCCGTATCCTCGCGACGACTTCACCAACGTGACGCCAAAGATCTTAGCGAAGGTCGGCCGCGACCTTCACAACCAGCGGCACCATCCTCTGTGGCTCATCAAAGAGCGGATCAAAGCCTTCTTCTACAG TTCTTACATGGGTCGAGGAGGAAACCCGCTCTTCTCTGTCCATGACAACCTGAACCCTGTGGTGACCACGGAGCAGAATTTTGACAG cttgctGATCCCGCCCGACCACCCCAGCAGGAAACAAGGTGACAACTACTTCCTGAACAG gacaaCAATGTTGCGCGCTCACACCTCCGCCCACCAGAGGGAGCTGGTGAAGTCTGGTCTGGATGCTTTTTTATTGGCTGGAGACGTTTACAGAAGAGATGAGATTGACTCCTGTCATTACCCTGTGTTCCACCAGATGGAGGGAGTGAGACTTTTTACTGAACGCCAG GTCTTCTCAAATGTCCCAGACTCAGAGGAGTTGTCTCTGCTGGAGCACAGTGGCAGGAGGACACCACACAAACAGGAGACTCACACTCTGGAGGCCGTGAAGCTTGTGGAGTTTAACCTCAAACAAACTCTGACACGACTCATCACACACCTGTTTGGACAAG ATGTGGAGGTCAGGTGGGTCGGCTGTTACTTCCCCTTCACTCATCCCTCCTTTGAGATGGAGGTGCGTTTCCAAGGCGACTGGTTGGAGGTGCTGGGCTGTGGTGtgatggagcagcagctgctcaactctg cAGGGGCGGGGGACAAGCTGGGCTGGGCCTTTGGTCTCGGGCTGGAGCGACTCGCCATGGTTCTGTACCAGATCCCCGACATCAGGCTATTCTGGAGTCAGGACGAACGTTTCCTCACACAGTTCATCCTGGACGACATTCACCAGCCTGTGTGTTTCCAG ccTCTCAGTAAGTACCCGCCGCTCCACAACGACATTTCATTCTGGCTGCCAGAGGCGGGGCCAGAGGCGGAGCCACAGAGCTTCACGGCCAACGACTTCTACGACCTGGTTCGTTCCATCGGAGGAGATCTGGTGGAGAAAGTGACCCTGGTGGACGAGTTCACACACCCACa gtccAGGAGGCGGAGTCAGTGTTACCGCATCATCTATCGCCATATGGAGCGAACTCTGTCTCAGCAGGAGGTTCGACTTGTCCACAAGGAGATCGAAGACGCCGCAGAGGCTGAGCTGGGCGTGCAGGGCAGatactga
- the fars2 gene encoding phenylalanine--tRNA ligase, mitochondrial isoform X2: MRLSLLLPLLQSTPLSCCRLSALLANGGAALSRRRLSTDSGSAPRPVIDQDCVEVSGRPYPRDDFTNVTPKILAKVGRDLHNQRHHPLWLIKERIKAFFYSSYMGRGGNPLFSVHDNLNPVVTTEQNFDSLLIPPDHPSRKQGDNYFLNRTTMLRAHTSAHQRELVKSGLDAFLLAGDVYRRDEIDSCHYPVFHQMEGVRLFTERQVFSNVPDSEELSLLEHSGRRTPHKQETHTLEAVKLVEFNLKQTLTRLITHLFGQDVEVRWVGCYFPFTHPSFEMEVRFQGDWLEVLGCGVMEQQLLNSAGAGDKLGWAFGLGLERLAMVLYQIPDIRLFWSQDERFLTQFILDDIHQPVCFQPLSKYPPLHNDISFWLPEAGPEAEPQSFTANDFYDLVRSIGGDLVEKVTLVDEFTHPQSRRRSQCYRIIYRHMERTLSQQEVRLVHKEIEDAAEAELGVQGRY; encoded by the exons ATGAGACTGTCcctgctcctccccctcctaCAGTCCACGCCCCTCAGTTGCTGCCGTCTCTCAGCCCTCTTGGCCAATGGCGGTGCTGCGTTGTCCCGCCGACGCCTCAGCACAGACTCGGGCTCTGCCCCTCGGCCTGTGATTGATCAGGACTGCGTGGAGGTGTCGGGTCGCCCGTATCCTCGCGACGACTTCACCAACGTGACGCCAAAGATCTTAGCGAAGGTCGGCCGCGACCTTCACAACCAGCGGCACCATCCTCTGTGGCTCATCAAAGAGCGGATCAAAGCCTTCTTCTACAG TTCTTACATGGGTCGAGGAGGAAACCCGCTCTTCTCTGTCCATGACAACCTGAACCCTGTGGTGACCACGGAGCAGAATTTTGACAG cttgctGATCCCGCCCGACCACCCCAGCAGGAAACAAGGTGACAACTACTTCCTGAACAG gacaaCAATGTTGCGCGCTCACACCTCCGCCCACCAGAGGGAGCTGGTGAAGTCTGGTCTGGATGCTTTTTTATTGGCTGGAGACGTTTACAGAAGAGATGAGATTGACTCCTGTCATTACCCTGTGTTCCACCAGATGGAGGGAGTGAGACTTTTTACTGAACGCCAG GTCTTCTCAAATGTCCCAGACTCAGAGGAGTTGTCTCTGCTGGAGCACAGTGGCAGGAGGACACCACACAAACAGGAGACTCACACTCTGGAGGCCGTGAAGCTTGTGGAGTTTAACCTCAAACAAACTCTGACACGACTCATCACACACCTGTTTGGACAAG ATGTGGAGGTCAGGTGGGTCGGCTGTTACTTCCCCTTCACTCATCCCTCCTTTGAGATGGAGGTGCGTTTCCAAGGCGACTGGTTGGAGGTGCTGGGCTGTGGTGtgatggagcagcagctgctcaactctg cAGGGGCGGGGGACAAGCTGGGCTGGGCCTTTGGTCTCGGGCTGGAGCGACTCGCCATGGTTCTGTACCAGATCCCCGACATCAGGCTATTCTGGAGTCAGGACGAACGTTTCCTCACACAGTTCATCCTGGACGACATTCACCAGCCTGTGTGTTTCCAG ccTCTCAGTAAGTACCCGCCGCTCCACAACGACATTTCATTCTGGCTGCCAGAGGCGGGGCCAGAGGCGGAGCCACAGAGCTTCACGGCCAACGACTTCTACGACCTGGTTCGTTCCATCGGAGGAGATCTGGTGGAGAAAGTGACCCTGGTGGACGAGTTCACACACCCACa gtccAGGAGGCGGAGTCAGTGTTACCGCATCATCTATCGCCATATGGAGCGAACTCTGTCTCAGCAGGAGGTTCGACTTGTCCACAAGGAGATCGAAGACGCCGCAGAGGCTGAGCTGGGCGTGCAGGGCAGatactga
- the fars2 gene encoding phenylalanine--tRNA ligase, mitochondrial isoform X3: protein MTLRSPNRNLLIPPDHPSRKQGDNYFLNRTTMLRAHTSAHQRELVKSGLDAFLLAGDVYRRDEIDSCHYPVFHQMEGVRLFTERQVFSNVPDSEELSLLEHSGRRTPHKQETHTLEAVKLVEFNLKQTLTRLITHLFGQDVEVRWVGCYFPFTHPSFEMEVRFQGDWLEVLGCGVMEQQLLNSAGAGDKLGWAFGLGLERLAMVLYQIPDIRLFWSQDERFLTQFILDDIHQPVCFQPLSKYPPLHNDISFWLPEAGPEAEPQSFTANDFYDLVRSIGGDLVEKVTLVDEFTHPQSRRRSQCYRIIYRHMERTLSQQEVRLVHKEIEDAAEAELGVQGRY from the exons ATGACGTTGaggtcaccaaacaggaa cttgctGATCCCGCCCGACCACCCCAGCAGGAAACAAGGTGACAACTACTTCCTGAACAG gacaaCAATGTTGCGCGCTCACACCTCCGCCCACCAGAGGGAGCTGGTGAAGTCTGGTCTGGATGCTTTTTTATTGGCTGGAGACGTTTACAGAAGAGATGAGATTGACTCCTGTCATTACCCTGTGTTCCACCAGATGGAGGGAGTGAGACTTTTTACTGAACGCCAG GTCTTCTCAAATGTCCCAGACTCAGAGGAGTTGTCTCTGCTGGAGCACAGTGGCAGGAGGACACCACACAAACAGGAGACTCACACTCTGGAGGCCGTGAAGCTTGTGGAGTTTAACCTCAAACAAACTCTGACACGACTCATCACACACCTGTTTGGACAAG ATGTGGAGGTCAGGTGGGTCGGCTGTTACTTCCCCTTCACTCATCCCTCCTTTGAGATGGAGGTGCGTTTCCAAGGCGACTGGTTGGAGGTGCTGGGCTGTGGTGtgatggagcagcagctgctcaactctg cAGGGGCGGGGGACAAGCTGGGCTGGGCCTTTGGTCTCGGGCTGGAGCGACTCGCCATGGTTCTGTACCAGATCCCCGACATCAGGCTATTCTGGAGTCAGGACGAACGTTTCCTCACACAGTTCATCCTGGACGACATTCACCAGCCTGTGTGTTTCCAG ccTCTCAGTAAGTACCCGCCGCTCCACAACGACATTTCATTCTGGCTGCCAGAGGCGGGGCCAGAGGCGGAGCCACAGAGCTTCACGGCCAACGACTTCTACGACCTGGTTCGTTCCATCGGAGGAGATCTGGTGGAGAAAGTGACCCTGGTGGACGAGTTCACACACCCACa gtccAGGAGGCGGAGTCAGTGTTACCGCATCATCTATCGCCATATGGAGCGAACTCTGTCTCAGCAGGAGGTTCGACTTGTCCACAAGGAGATCGAAGACGCCGCAGAGGCTGAGCTGGGCGTGCAGGGCAGatactga